A segment of the Malaclemys terrapin pileata isolate rMalTer1 chromosome 1, rMalTer1.hap1, whole genome shotgun sequence genome:
catggggtcatggtcttgggtatttgcttgggagggttgggagggtacttcagtcaggctgagaaaaagatcctggttgTTGGGGAGAatagagtgctgtgtgctctccgcaagatcgtcctcctcctcctcttccccatttgcagaatcctcaggtgtggctgatgagattacccccgcctcggaatccacagtcagaggtggggtagtggcgGTGGCCCCCcgtagaattgcatgcagctcagcgtagaagcggcatgtctgcggctctgacccggagagaccgtttgcctcctttgttttctgataggcttgtctgagctccttgactttcatgcagcactgctctgagtccctattgtggcctctctccatcatgcccttggagattttttcaaacgttttggcatttcgtcttttcgaacgaagttctgctagcactgaatcctctccccatatagcaatcagatccagtacctcctgtacggtccatgctggtgctcttttttgattatcggcctgcatggttacctgtgctgatgagctctctgtggtcacctgtgctctcctgtgctgggcaaagaggaaatgaaattcaaatgttcacggggcttttcctgtctgcctggccagtgcatccgagttcagattgctgtccagagtggtcacaatggtgcactgtgggatagctcccggaagccaataccatcgaattgcgaccacactaaccctaattcgaaatgacaatatcgatttcggcgctactccgctcgtcgaggaggagtacagaaatcgattttaagagccctttatttcgaaataaatggcttcgttgtgtggatgggcgCAGGGTTAATTCGTTTTaaagctgctaaattcgaattaaactcatagtgtagaccaggcctcattgatatccatgggctttggataaggcacATTTTACCTTACATTTTTTACCATCCAGGACAGGCCTTTTGCTATCTATTCTACAAACACAAGTTTTACAACTCATAGGATACATCTACTCTGCGcgcacatgcgcgcacacacacaaaaaaccttgCAGCAGCCAGTCTCAGAGGCCTGGATCAATTGAATCTGGGTCATGGgtctaaaaatagcactgtggatGTTCCCAttcaggctggaacctgggctctgaaacctggcgagGCTTTTTTAGCTTCATAGTGTGAGCCCCGTGAgtccgagtcagttgacccacaCTCTCAGACTCGTTGccccactgcagtgtagatggacCCATAGTCCCTGGACTGTAAAGAACTGAAGATCTCTCTGCACTTTTATCCTTTCAATTGTTCCTTATATTTTTCTGTTCCTCATTTGGGTATCCCTGGAATTTGgaaagatattgacaaattagtgggagttcagagaagaacaatgaaaatgattaggggtctaaAGGGATGGAATtctgagaaaagattaaaataactaaatattAGAGGTAGttgaaacttggaatttccattctgcaggaaATCCTGATGTTCTGAAATTTATCTTTGTTTTGAATAAGAACAAAACcaagacatttcaaaatttcttatgaaatgaattttttgaggattgtttttaatgtagcttgaaatgttacattttgataaaactgaaacattttttccagtttcaagtttttaaaatttaaaatataaagttaaatgaatttttaaatgaaaattcacttgaaaacaaacatttgaaaagcttaatttctttcttttttttttttttttcaaaataaaatttcaacaaaattgaTATGTTGCCCAGGGAAAGTTTCGATTTTAAGAAAAAGACATTTTGCTGTGGAAAATGTTTCAGGTCTACTAAATTAGCAAGATTGGCTAAGTGATGAATAAGTGGAGATATGAGAAGAGTGTACAAAGAGTTTAAAGTTGTGAATCCCGAGGAGGGGAAAGAATTATTTATGTGGGGACACTGAATTATGATTAAGAATAATGGGATGAAATGAATAAAGAAAAACTTCAGGCTAGtcatcagaaaaaaaatcctgatatTGAGGGTCTCTTAGATGGGAAGTAGTCTTCCCAAGTGAAGTATCTGAAGGCCCAGTGCTGAAGCATTTAAAACAAGGACTGGGGAGAAAAACAATGAAAGCCAGAAAAACAATTAAATCACCTGTAGCACCAACACCAGTCCTGTCAGCATCTTCAGCCCTCTTTACCCAGACACTGCAATCCACCACCCCAGTGGGTAATAAACAAATGCCCTGAAGAATGAGAACCTTATAGTCCTGCTATCTTTTTCTCTAGCTGTAAATGCTGCTGTAACCCACAGGCTCATATTGCAGCAATTCTTTTTAAGTCTAATGTAAGGGAGAAAGCAGTGGGGAGGAGACATGGATTTTTGTTGAATCCTACATATCTCTAGTCCACACATATGCAGAGAGCAGGACAAGACACTTAGTTAGAAGGGCCCAACCCCAGAACCATctagaggtggtggtggggaggtatAGTAATCTCTGGGTATGTATGCTTAGTAACTGCCTCTGAAGTTGTGCAGAGAGTTTCCATTAAGGCCAAACTGTCTGCCAGGTTCCACACATCCACCAAGAGCAGAGTGGGGAAAATGGTATGAACAGAAGGAGCAAGAGACTGACCTGTGGCCTCAGCAGCTGAACCATGCAACACTAAGAAATGTCTACTGAGAAAGCTACATCCCAGAGCCTTGTGCCACTTTGGATCCAGATTACAGATGCCCCATCTTGCTCAAAGCTGAGGAGATGCCAACTGTTGATGCCAGAAGTGGAGTTGGCCATGAGGAGTTTCATGGAAAACGGTGGAGCTTCCATTGCCATCTGGTTCTGTGGCGTTCAAGTGACACATGCACTATTGATGGCACACTGCAGAGACTGAGAAGTCATCAGAGTGTATGCGTGTGTGCATGCTAAGGTGTGCAGCTGGCACTATAATTCATATAACAGAAACAAagggaggaagtttgtgtgggAAAACGCCAACTGAGTTACTGCTTACTAGTTTTGTATAACGCAAAGTTTTAAAAGTATTCCAAAGTCTGGTTGCAGATGTTTGTATCGATATTAAATGTTCATCCTTAAGAAATTCTATGGCACTCTCTCTCAGTGGTTTAAATCTGTGTAATCCTTTTTTTCTAAGTCCTGAAAAGACTGAGCTCTGGCCTATGCTTCAACAGACAGATGGGCTGAGGCGCAGATAAAAAGGGAGTGTATTAGTTACACATAATATTACCTCAGCACACTCCTAAACTGTTACACCTGATTCTCTCCTTATTTTGGTGCAAGTCAGGAATAAGtcctttgaattcagtggaattactccagagtAAAACcaatgtgagaagagaatcagatcCAAAATTGTCTCATCTTTGTTCTAATATTACTGAGCTAGTGGGGTTATTGCTTCACAATGTGTTACTCAGGAATATCCTGAAGCATTGAATTCCATGGgttaattttacattttgttaATGAAATACTGTAAATTGTAAAtggataaaatgtactatttttaatttcattgagaATCCTCTGGTTCTATTACATCATAGGAGCAAGCTAAGAGATGCTTTTGAAGGGCTTCCCCTGTCCCATTCTTGGTTTTACAGATCTCCATCACATCTCCTCTtagtcttcttttaaaaaaaaaattaaaggggatATCTAAGTATAGGTAATAATTGCTGAAGGGAGTAAATGTTAGAAAAAAGGGGGGTAAATGTTAAATCTATTTAGCTTGAAATATGAATCATGCCAGAGTACTTCCCTCCATTTGGGGGAAGTATTGTATCTAAAGGTTAATTGAGTAGAGTTGGAGTGAGTACATGTAATAATTACTTGAGAACACTGGAGCAAGCCTGCTGAAGAAAGAGGAAAAGACACACAGTGTAACTAACATTTTgtgaatgaataaaaaaaaaatccagtttaatCCTACTCATGCTGCTTACTTCACTCCAAATTCAACAGTGAGATATCATCTTTAAAGGAGAAATACGTAATATTGTCCCATTATTTTCCTTTATggagttttttaaataagttttaatTTCTGGTAGTCTGAGCCACTGTgctgaaaatataaatacaaagatCATCAACAATATGTGTATTAACAAGAACTTTAGCTTTTTTAGCTGATGTTGCATTCACTAGGCGCTTAGACACAATTGTATGCCTACATTACAGCTGGAATCAAATCTTGGTCTACCACAAGGCAGTGCATGCTGCTAGCCACCTAGGAACAGTATCAAACCTATCCCACATGAACAAAGGAAGGAGCATCTTTAATGGGTTCATGATTAAGGTCCATTGGCTGAGTCTGAGTGAAGACTATTCGGTGGGAAAGTGCAGGAGGAGGTTACTTGGAGGATTTCTCACAGATGCATGGGAAAGGAACTGCACAGCTGGAGGCCTGGAGGGCCCCCTTCACCAGGACACCACAGTGCTGCACGGGGCTGTTAGAGGTGACCCTGCAAAAGACATAAAAGGAACACAGATGGGGTCAGGGAAGAATAGTGAAAGATTCCCTGCCAAAAGAAACAGGCTCATGTTTTACTCCACCCATATTCTGGTTAAtgacttcagagggagttttTTCCTGAGTAAACACTGAGTAAGGTGCTCAGGATCTGTCTTATGGACTTAAAAACAACTGAAAACCCCAAAACTAAAAATTGAATCAAACCAACTTTATATCGCTGAATGTTGAGCCATCTTCCCAGGCCCAGCCAGAGCAATTGAGATTTGTCAATCCAATCCAGTGTTCTTCTGTATGGATCCCCAGGAACAGGTTCTACAAGGGGAAGGAGGACAGAAGGGACAAAGGAGTTGAACAGAATCACCCTGGGCAAAAACAGCAACATAATGTAAGGGAGTAAAATATTCCAACCTTTCAAAAAGACCACTGTGATTCCCGCCGACTAAGACCTGCTCTGTGAGCCAAGCAATTTCAGTCATATTCAGTCAGCAATTGAGTCATAGTACTTGTGGGAAAGACTCACAAGAATTGAGAATTTGGGAACTAGTGGTGATCCCAACTGGTGGTGTAGGGGAGCAAAGATTCCACACCTTCAGGGTGCATGTAGAGGAGCAGGAGTATGTCCCAGCACTCACTTGTGTCATTTTGCATGTCTGTTAACTAGAAACAAAAGGGGCTAAACAATTCTTTACCAGATGTCATTCATCCCATAATCTTACAGGTCTCCATTTCTGATGCCTGTACTCCCATAATCATATGGGACTCTGCACTAAATGTCAGTCTCCCATAATCTCACAGGTAGATTTAGTCCAAAGATGGTATTACTTTCTGTAGAAAATTTCTACTAAAATGGAAAATTCTGACTATCCATCAGTCATGAggcaggactcacccctgtggcgcctcctgctggtcatccagggaattagctctccagcctctggagtgccctctgcaggccagtgtcccactgtCCTGCTGGGCCTGAGTCCCTCTTGtgccccagtgcccctttcaggccagggtgctgccccctagcagtacccccacagatctgggtctcccctccccagggaacccccacctcacctcagactatggctactgccagtctcaaTCTAGCCCCATTCACTGGGTCAGAATGCAGTGTAAATGCCACTCATCACCAGCAAGGGgtggttggacctgctgcctctgcctacccttgggttgcccctctgcaaccccagtaccctttccggcctttaacaaggccttcagccggggggggggggggggggagttccaggctggagctcccccagctcctctagcctccCCCTAGCCCTGCTCCAGGTTAAGTACTCTGTTCAGCTCCCAggaagccaggcccttctccctcagcaagctagagagagactctgtctgcTCCTAGCCCAGTGCCCTCTTATAAGgtccagctgggccctgattggggcatggccacagctgaggcagcttccccaatcagcatttccccagccacagccctccccagggctgcttttaactcctctgggcaggagcagggtgaccactCGCTACACCATCTAAAACTCCAACCAACAGAAActagaaatattttgattttcagaaacttaaaactgaaaattttcagattaaaaccaaaacatttcagtcaaACTCCCAAAATTTTAAGTTTTGGGGTGTTCAATTTTCCAAAATCTAAAAATTGTGAGGAAAACAGACACTTGGTATGAAAATGGTCATTTAGTCAAAACacccattttctgtcaaaaaagttttgatggaaaattttcaaccagccctacctCAGAGCTCCAAACTATCACATCTGCCAATCAGATTGCTACAGATTTGGCGGCATTACTGTCATATACCTTTTCCTTGGTGTCACTGATTACCAAGAGCTCTGAGTCTTGGGCAGAGCAGAAATTCCGGCTAGAATTCCAATCTTTCTTCATGTTGGAGAAGTAGTAACAGCTGTCTCTATATCGTACCCACTGGTCAGGGCATCCCGGACAGGAATGATCTGTAAAGGAACCATAAAATACTTATAATGGCTCAGGTCAGAGACTCTGTGTCTTTACTGAAAATACTTACGCTTGATAGCCAAGGCCACTGAGACTCCTAACAATATCAGGCAGAAGATCCCCAGAATCACTGCAATGATCTTCCagggaggagctggagcaggggaatctaacaagaaaacaggaaacatAAATATGGGCAGAATGAGCCACTGCTCTGAGTATCTGAAGTCAGATAACACATGACCATATCTGAAAACCAAACAACATTTCCATTCACTAGATGCTAAGTAATTCTGGCAGCCAATGAGAGTGCTTGCAACAAATTTGTCTTGTCTGTCAGAGCCCTTCATCTGCAAACCTCTCTGCTTCTGTGCTATGTGCTGCTTTTTATCTCCCCATTAATATGGTGCTGATTAATATAATAGAGGAACATTCTTATTTTAATATCCTTAAAATCTCTCTTGGGGCAGAGGAAGTAGTAAGTTGTTTAACTAAAGACAGTACAACAAAAGGCAGAATATCAGCCGCTTGATAATTTACTGTACCTTTGATTTCTGCATTTTCAGGTCTTTGATTCAAGTGCTGCTTAGGAGGAGTGAGACATTTTGTATTCGTGTAGATCGCCTCTTTCTTTCTCATTTCTAGTGGGTTATAAGAGTGGAGATTTAAGACTGTATTTTGCTGCGCTAAGATAAGAAATTAGTAGAGAGGTGACTAATTGCAAAATCTTATatggatctgaacttccccaagtTTGATTGGCTTTTGGATCAAGTTTTCAGTTTGAGTCCCTCTCTAAAGACAAATCATAATACATTAGAACAGGAGAGAACTGTGTGTCACATGAATTGCCcccaaaaataatttctttacTATACATTTTTCTTGCTGCTTGTACTGCACTGTACCACAGAAGAATTAAAAAGTTACACATTTATATAATCTCATTCATTGTAAGTATCATCACACCTTTCTGAATTTATAGCACAAGTGCATTTGACTTATGGCGGTGATATACTTCTCTAAAGATAAAAGCACCAGGAGCATTTGGCCAGGAAGGATATCTTTGCACCTGTAGATCCCTAGGAAGAAGCTGAAAATTTGGAACACATGTTTATGTGTTGTATCTGTCCTTGTCCTGTATTCCTAGAGAAGAAGTAACCTGAGTACACTTCTGAGTAACCTGATAGAAGCATGACAGTGGAGAAATGAAGAGTTATTAACTCTGGAATGAATAATACCAGTTGTAATAACACAGGAAATGTGTACAACTCTATCCCAACACAAACAATTCAGCGCAAAGGGGCTATCCTCTCAGAATTCAAATGACACTCATTATGTTCAGGATGTTAACTTCAAACTCTAGCTGgaaccatttaaatcagtggagagCAAACTACAGTCTGTGGGCCGGATCTGACCCATCAGGGCTCTCAATGCAGCctgcgggattgccagccccgttGCGCagtgggtctaaggcaggctccctgcctgccctggccccacaccactcccggaagcagctggcaccacatccctgcggcccctggcggtggaggggcagagggttctgtgcactgccctcacctgcaggcactccccaccccctcagctccaattggccagaacggggaaccgcggccaatagaAGCTTTGGaggtggtacccacaggcaagggcagcatgcggtggagccacctgccccaccccaccaccaggagccactgccggacatgctggccacttctgggagcctgccttagccccactgtgtgctgctgccaccctggagccgcttgAGATAAGCAGCGCTGGGCCGGATCCTGCACCCCGAGgccttcctgcaccctgcaccccaatcccctgccctgagcaccctaaccccctgccttgagccccctgccgcacccctcctgcaccccaaccacctgccctgtgccccctccttcactccacaccccttcctgcaccccaacccccttccctgagccctcaaccccttccctgagccccctgcttcaCCCCGCACCCttgctgcaccccaatcccttgccctgagccccttcctgcacaccacaccccctcccacacctcacactccctcctgcaccccaaccccctgccccagcccaaaaattcacagccctgcatgcaatttccccacccagatgtggcccttgggccaaaaagtttgcccacccctgatttaaatgGTGAAGTAATTAAGCTACTATATAAGACAAGAAAACAAATTTGTATACAGCTCAATAGGCAACTTCTGGGTGATTGTGCTTAAGTGACATTGTGATGAAATAGGAACCTTTCCCCAGTGTCCTATAGATAGGCTTGgaagaatacatttttttttatataatttcaatggataatatttatctttatttttaagtttttaaatttgATCAATTTAAATTCACAGTGGTGCAAAATTATGAGTTTTaagctattttttttccaatattttgaaattgtttccattttgcagggtTTTAAATTGATCAATTTTTCACTTTTACAAAATTATCCATGAAATATTTTcttagaatttgtttttttttaattgaattttaaaattttgattttctttctaTCCTAGTTTTCCTTTTTGCCATAGAATGCAATGAAAAGAATGATGTCCAGggttttttcccttcattttttttcatgttttcctttttccttaCATTACTTTGTAACTTTGCAAAACTTCTACAAATTTGGAAGAACTGCAGTATGgtgtttaatttttccttttgccGTTCTGCAACTTTTCCATAGTTGAGGACGTTTTCAAAAGCTAGAGCGGTCAAAGGAAAAAGGAACAgcagaaaaaggaaaatgtggGGAAAAATCTAGACATGATACATTATATTGTATTCAGTGGCAAATCGGAAAAGAGGAGGATCAAGAGGGGAATATGAAAATatgaatatttaaacatttaaaaattgtttttttcaattaaCAAATAGATGCTTAAAGAAAATCTTTCcccaaaaatgttacattttttaaaaagtcaatttttatTGGAAACATTGCAAACAAAAATGTCAACCAGCTCTCATAAAATCACATTTAGCTCCTTTCATCCCAAAAGTTCTCACAGAGGTTTAAGACGTATTAACAAGGACCCATATACCCCTTGACAAGATGAGATTAAATTCTGCAGCAAGTTCCTTGGATTCTCCAGCATTCTGGTGCAGCAGACTGGACATTTTGTGGCAacttcatttacatttaaaacatattataaatttaaaaaatatatcaaacAAGGAAAAAATTCACAGTGAGCAATTACTGCTTTGTCTCAAGCTGAGTTTATGTACTCTTTCTCTTTATTGTTACATGAGATAGACTGTCTGGCTGTCCTTTTATTAGAAGGTTGCAGCAGCCAACAGAGGAAATATGAATATCTTTTGAAGTCTTATACTTTATACATGGGGAAATAGCTTACTCACATTACTCATAAGAATCCCTGCACCCTACCCAGAGCACTCAGAACAAGGAGACTTTTAGAGTTAAATACCAGTAAGTAACTTCCTCATTACTTACTTGTGAACAAATATGAGTTAATGTTGAAGTTAAACATTACAGTTTTACTTCCAGATTAACTCATATTAGCAAATTAATTGTTtactctatgtgtgtgtgtgtgtgtgtgtgtatgtacagacAATATAAAGCAGGGAAAAAAAGTCCCacaattaaagagacaaggtgggtgaggtgtagctcggaagagacaagcttccgacctacacagagctcttcttcagctcttttaccaacagaagctggttcaataaacgatatcacctcacccacctagtctctctaacatcctgggaccaacatggctacaacaacactgcccaGTCCCATAATATTTAGAggctttctactgtattttctactttcTTCACATTCTGCGCCTTCTCATACAAACAGCAGACCTCACTTTCACTCCTGCTCCCAACACAGCAATTTACAGCTGTTTCCGTGCTGCAGAGCTTTCACAGATTAACCAATGCTGCTAACCTGGTCACCCAATTTTAAAGGAAACTGTCTGCAACCAAACATCAATATCTAAGAAAAACAACTCTGGTAGTCCCACTCTTCACCTCCCAAACACACAGGCTGTTTCTCCACCAGAGAATGGAACTGTTTGTTATTTAAAAAGGAGGATAGACATGGTTTAAGCACAAATGATTCAGTGTCACCTCACTTCCCATGGTGATTAATATTAAGAATCATTGCAAATTTGCCCTGCATCCATGCTACCACTGTTATAAACCCATTCCAGTCACAGTGCTTTCTGGGTACCTATCCAATAGTTCCCAGTTCAACTCTCAGAAGCAATGtagaaaaaatcatttaaaattgacattttgaaatgagaaaattcatttcacttcaattattaattataaacatgtttttcttttgatcttgatgaaaaataaaacaaattcataAAATTGACCATTTCCAGCTCTGTTAGTGACACAGGCagtaaaatgcttttgaaaatgtatttgcttttgaACTACTTACCCTTTCACAATAAACTACAGTTGAATTAGCAGTGGAAAGACAGCCAGTTGGGATGCTGTgagtgctctgattggctggttAAAATCCTGAATGGTTTGTGGTTTAGCAGATTTAAGCATCTGCTTCTTATTCTGGCCAAGCTCCTGTTGGTGTTGTCTTAAGTCTTGTCTACATAGTGAGTCAAAATGCAGTAGATTCACACCTTGACTTCTGCACACTAACTCGCAGTGTAAGATACAGGTATCATGGTTTTCATGTACCTTCTTGTACCAATGTGTCAGGCTTTGATGAAAGAACTGACTACTCATAAATATAGCACTCTTCATCCATGCAGTTGCCAGAGAATACCTCTTCACCTGTGACAACTGCACAGTCCCCATCAATGTACCCTTTCTTATGATGGGAAATTTTTTTTACTTCCAGTCATTCTAGttatggaatcatagaattgtcGGGCTGAAAGGGACTTCATGCAAATCAATTTATCACCATCAACTTTATGacaatattttatgtatttgaagactgttatcatgtcatcAGGGTCTGCCAAAATTTGTCCTAGGGTACTAAAGGAACTAGATGAAGCAATATTGGAAACCTtagattatctttgagaactcagagGTCATGGATGAGGTCCCAGAATGTGGGCAAGGGAAAACAGAATACcttatctttaaaagggggaacaaagaggaattATAAaccaatcagcctaacttcaatagcTGAAAAGATACtgcaacaaattattaaataagcAATTTGTAAGAACCAAGAGGATAATATAGTAATAAAAGTAAgaaccaacatggatttgtcaagaacaaattattccaaatcaatctaatttccttctttcacagggttactggccttgtggataggagggaagcagGAGGCATGATATACATTCTTTTAGTAAGGTTTTGACTCACTtgcacatgacagtctcatatgcaaactagggaaatgtgttctagatgaaattactataaggttggTACACAAGTAGTGGAcaaactgtactcaaagagtagttatccatgattcactgtcaaactggatgTATCTAGAgagtcccacaggggtctgtcctgcatttggtactagtcaatattttcattaatgacttggataagaAAGTGGAGAATACACTTATCAAATGTGCAattgacactaaactgggagggattgcaagtgctttggaggaaaggATTAATATTCAAAATGACAGACAAATctgagaattggtctgaaatcaataaaatgaaCTGCAATAAAGGAAAGTGCAAAGTTCTACACTTAGGAAGGTTagatcaaatgcacaaatacaaactaTGGAATAGCTGGCTAGGCATAAAAGCATGTagaagttatagtggatcacaaactgcaTATGAGTCAataatatgatgcagttgcaaaaaaggctaatataattctggggtgtagttagaaagttttttctaatgtctagCCTAAatattccttgctgcagattaagcctattacttcttgtcctagctTTGGTAGACAGGGAAAACAATTGATcctcatcctctttataacagcccttaacatatttgaagactgttatcaggttcccaagactaaacaggcccagtttTTTTACCCTTtcatcataggtcaggttttctaaacattttatcaattttgttgttctcctctggacttcaatttgtccacatctttcttataGTGTGTTGCCGCAAAGCAGACATATTACTCCACCTTAGGCCTCACCAGGGCAGAGTATAGTGAAACAATTACCCCCTGtgccttacatatgacactcctgttaatacatcccagaatgacatctGCTTTTCTGTCGTGGTGtgacactgttgattcatattaaaTTTGTGATCTGCTGTAACttctagatccttttctgcagtagtactgcctagccagttatgtcccatttgatttttccttcctaaatgtagtactttttTCAACATCACTATCTTAGTTTCCTGAAGGTGTCTAATTATTCTGGAATCTAAGAGCTGTGGTATATAACAATGCCAAATAATTTTAGTAATAAGAGAACATTTTTGGAGAAGCATACAAATATCTCAAAGGAATGATGAATGAAGTCAAGGGAGATTTAGAGAAAACAGTAGAATTTTATCTATGTAGCGCAGATTATTTTTCAGTCCTTACTGACACTGGGCACTGACTGAGATGAGGGATCATTTGGATCAT
Coding sequences within it:
- the LOC128830369 gene encoding uncharacterized protein LOC128830369; this encodes MQADNQKRAPAWTVQEVLDLIAIWGEDSVLAELRSKRRNAKTFEKISKGMMERGHNRDSEQCCMKVKELRQAYQKTKEANGLSGSEPQTCRFYAELHAILRGATATTPPLTVDSEAGVISSATPEDSANGEEEEEDDLAESTQHSILPNNQDLFLSLTEVPSQPSQANTQDHDPMEGTSAAANFSSLPPPSQRLSQIRHRKKRTRDEMFAENMEFTRNERAHLNE
- the LOC128830566 gene encoding killer cell lectin-like receptor subfamily G member 1, which encodes MRKKEAIYTNTKCLTPPKQHLNQRPENAEIKDSPAPAPPWKIIAVILGIFCLILLGVSVALAIKHHSCPGCPDQWVRYRDSCYYFSNMKKDWNSSRNFCSAQDSELLVISDTKEKNLFLGIHTEEHWIGLTNLNCSGWAWEDGSTFSDIKVTSNSPVQHCGVLVKGALQASSCAVPFPCICEKSSK